The window ACGTCCGTCCGGTAGACCCGGAGGCCGACGAACGACGCGATGTTGATGGCGTACGGGAGGACGGTGCCGACGAGCGCGGCGAGCACGATCCCGCCGACGACCTGCTTGCCGATGACCACGGCCGCAGCGGCGATCGCGACGACACAGAGTGCGACGTAGGGCGCGTTCGTCCTGTCGCTCGTCGCGGCGAACGCGGTCGGAAACGTGTCGCGTTCGGCAAGCGCACGGAGGACGCGCGCGGAGCCGGTCATCCCGACGAGCATCGTGGTGAAGATGGCGACGAGCGCCGCGACGGGCAGCGCGTAGTTCGCCAGCAGCGGGAGTCCCGCGTCGACGACGACCGCCGAGAGCGGCGCGACCATCACGAGGTTCCCGCTCGCGAACGCGCTCGGGGGGACTGAGAGATGGAGTGCGACCACGACCGCCGTGTAGCACAGCGTGGTGGTGAGGAGACTCCCGACGATCGCGCGCGGGATCGTCCACGCCGGTCGTTTCACCTCGCCCGCGGCCGCGGGAACGACCGTCCACGCGCCGTAGCCGGTGATCGCGACGCCGACGGCGGTGAGGAACTGTGTGCTGCTCCCAGTGACGAAGGGGGTGGCGTTGGCCGGCTCGCCGTTCGCGAACCCGAGAGCCGCGACCACCGCGAGCACGGCGAGGATGAGCGCGGTGAGGACGAGGTTCGTGCGTTTGGTTACGTCGATCCCGGCGAGCGTGACGCCGAGGCTCGCGACGATCGCGAGCAGCCCGAACAGCACGGTGTGGGACCGAACCCCCGCGAGCGACGGGATCGCGCCGAGGTAGTTCGCGACGTACCACGCCGAAACCGCGACGCCGAACACCCAGCCGAGCGCGTACGACGTACCCTCCAGATACGAGAAGAACTGTCTGACGAGCCCGTTCGAGCCGAGAGTTTCGGCCGGGAAGACCGCCGGTCCGCCGGAGTGGGGGAACGCAGTCGCGAGCTCGGTGTAACAGAGCGCGATACTCACCATCCCGACGCCCGCGACGAGCCACGCGAGGATCGCCGCCGGACCGATCCACTGGCCGGTGAACGCGGGATAGAAGAACACCGACGAGCCGATCATTCCGCCGACACTCAACAACAGCAAGTCACGGAGGCCGACCGTCCGCGGGAGATCGTCCGGGGTTTCGCGAGCTTCCGCCATTGCGTTCGCTCTGGAGCAGAGCCAATTAGTAGTACCGATGATTGCCGTGACGACACGGTGGAATCACCTGCTGCCGCCACTGGCTGTAGACTGGGCGAGTCCTCCCTCAACGTCTCCCGGAAGAAACGATCGTTGAGTCCCGATCGGGCTCGACGAACTACCGGCTCGCCCGCCCGAACAGGGCTTTCCCGGTGGATTACCGGGACGCGATGGCTTCGATCTCGACGCCGACGCCTTTCGGGAGGTTCCCCACCTCGAAGGCGCTTCTGGCGGGCGGCTCGTCGTCGAAGAAGCCGGCGTAGGTCTCGTTCATCTCGTCGAAATCGTCGATATCGGCGAGGAGGATGGTGGTTTTGAGCACGTCGCCCATATCGAGATCCTCCTCCGCGAGAATGGCTTCGACGTTCGAGAGTGACTGTTCGGTCTGTGTCGCGATGTCCTCGTCGGCGAGCGAGTCGCCGTCGGGCGTGAACGGGATCTGACCCGCAGTGAAGACGAGATCGTCGTTCGTGGTCGCCTGGCTGTACGCGCCGACCGCCGCCGGTGCGTCGTCCGTACTGATGATGCGCTTCACGCGCTCACCCTCACGCCGGCCCGGCTTAACGTTTCTGGAGTGTGTGCAAGCAGTCAAACGACGGCCGAACGCCGAACGGCGTTCCGCAGGGAACTCTCTCAATCGTCAGCAGCATCGGACTCGGCCGTCGTCGTCACTGGTATCGGTTCCCGTCCGACCGACACTCGTCCCTGCTCCTCGACGAGTCGAACACCGGCCGTCCGAAGCCAGCGAGCCGCGTGACCGTCGCCGTGCAGCAACAACTCCGCGAGATCCTCCGGTTCGTCGATATCCATCCCGAGACGGTACGAATCGATCTCGGCGGTCGACGCACCGACGGCGTCGGCCACGGCGTGATGGTCGCGATAGGATGCGCCGTGGTAGTCGACCCGGAAGTCCGGATGACGCGCCACCAGCGCGTTCGTCCCGCCGCCGATCCCGCGAGCGAGCACGATATCGTCTTCCGTCTCGAACAGTTCGCTAAGTGCTGCCGGCGTCGCGAGCGCGAGATCGGCCATCACCACGGCGACCGGTGTTGAGCCTGCGTCTTCGAGGGCGGCGTTGACGGCCGATGTCAGCGGACGCTCGTCGAGCCGCGTCTCGGCGTCGATGTCGAGCGTGGCCGTCGAGAGGACAGTCGGGGCCATTCCGGTGGCCGTGATCGCATCGAGAACGTCCCGGAGCATAGCACGGGCGAAGCGTTTGCGCTCGGTCGGATCGAGAACCCCAGCGAGCCTGGTCTTCGGGCTCTGGGGATCGAACGGCACGACGACCTGCATACTGGCGTCTCCGTCCGGTAGAAGGTAATCCCATCGCTTTCCAGCCGTTGTCCAGGTTCTCACTCACCATAGCGTCGCTCTCGCAACCGTTCAGCTAGCCCTCGTCGAAAGAAGCGTGATGGGTCGTTATCGATCCGAAGACAGTCAAAGCGAGTCCGTTCGTCAGTCGTCGGCCGCGGCGGGCTGGGCCTCGCCGTAGAGATCGTTGACTTCCTCGATCCGCGGGTCGACCCGGTAGGCGTCGCCGGTGGCCTGTTTCGCGCTTTCGGTGTCCTTCAGCCCGAAGCCGGTCGTGCAGATCACGACCGTCTCGTCGTCCGCGATGATCCCGCGCTCGCGCGCTTCCTTCACACCAGCGACGGGGGTTGCACCTGCGGGTTCGGCGTAGATCCCTTCGGTAGAGCCGAGCAGTTTCTCGCCGGCGAGGATGTCGTCGTCGGAAACGAGGAGGGAGGTCCCGCCACTCTCTTTGAGCGCGCGGCAGGCCTTGATCGTGTTGCGGGGCCGGCCGACCGCGATCGAGTCGGCGAGCGTGTCGGCGATCTCGTCGATGTCGTCGTGCTCGTGGAACGTGTCGTGGATCGCGCTCGCACCCTCGGCCTGGACGCCGAGCATCTTCGGGGTGTCCTCGACGTAATCGAGGTCATAGAACTCCCGGAACCCCTTCCACGCGCCCGCGATCGTACAGCCATCGCCCATCGAGAACACGAACCAGTCGGGGACCTCGCCGCGGACGGCCGACTGCTCGGCGAGTTCGAGGCCCACCGTACGTTTGCCCTCAACTTGGAAGGGGTTGACTGCGGCGTTGCGGTTGTACCACCCGTACTTCTCGGTGGCTTCCATCGAGAGGTCGTAGGCTTCGTCGTAGCTCCCGTTGACGGCGAGGACGTCCGCGCCGTAGACGAGCGGCTGGGCGAGTTTGCCTTCGGGCGCGTCGCCCGGCACGAAGATGCGACAGTCGAGCCCGCCGCGGGCAGCGTACCCGGAGAGCGAGGCGGCGGCGTTCCCAGTGGACGCGCAGATCACGATGTCGCGACCGTCGTTTTTGGCCTTCGTGACCGAGACCGAGCTCGCTCGATCCTTGAAACAGCCCGTCGGGTTCCGACCGTCGTCCTTGATGAGTGTAGTAACGCCGAGCTCCTCGCTGAGGTTTGGTGCATCGAGCAGACTCGATCCACCCTCTTCGAGCGTGACGACTTCCGCGTCGTCGTGGACCGGCAGGAACGGTTTGTACTTCCACTGACTCCGGATGTTGCCGTCGAGATCGGCGTCGAAGTTGTCGTGGATAACGTCGTAATCGTACTCGACTTCGAGGATGCCCTTGACCCCCTCGTGCTCGGGACAGGTGTAGATGATCTGATCCGGGTCGTACTCGGTACCACACAACGTACACTCGAGCGTGGTGACGTGCTCCATCGCCATACCCGGAGTATTTCGTCCCTCTATATAAATCCCGCTGCTACACAACACCCCCTCAAATCGTGAACACAGCCAGTACATAGACTGTGATGCCGGTATCCGACGATGACGTAACTCGAGGCCGGCCACCGAATGAAGAACACTCTTCACGATCTTATACACTCTTAGGGTGTATATTAGTTCGATCCGATCGCTACACTGACGAACGAATCTGTCCGTTCTCGTGTTCCGAACGACCGAATCGTGGCGATGCGAGCGAATCGCGTTCATTGGAAAACGAGTTCACAATCACTCACCAACCTCAGCACAAACTTCAAAACAAATCAAAAATTTCTACCCGTTTTGAATTGAGAGGGCCAGTACTGATAAAACAAACTCAATTTTCGCACAATTACAAATAAAGATATTGAAGCAATCTGGGGGTAAAAATAACGAATTATGATTTAGTGTTTAAAAAGACAATATTCGTGCTTTTTGCCGATCTTACAGACACAATTCAGAAATTCTAATGGCTATGCTCAATATGCGATATTCGTCCGGCAGATGTTCCACAACGCGGTGCTGTTGGCCGTATCTCCGATATTGTGTTGCCGATCTCCCATCAAAAATTCTGCAAAATAGGGACAATCCTTCCATTGCTCTGTGTCAGATATTGTGTTGTTACTTTCAATCTATATGGCCAGAACGAGTCGATCAAACTCACTGATAGCAGTCGTTCGATTTGAGTGGGCCGCTGGATCATCGGTGGGCTCTGTGATGGGTTCGCTCCCGGATCGCTTCGGCGAAGAGCAACGATTAAACGGCGGGCAATCCTCGCGCCGAGTATGCAACGACGGGCTGCGGCGGTCTACATCGTCTTCTTCGTGGTGGTCGCGATTGCGGCGTACTCGTTGATCGCAGTGGCCGAGGAACCGACCGCCTCGATCGAAGGTCAGAGCTACGCTCAAGGGGACACCCTTCAGGCTGGAGGACAGGCGTGGACGGTCAACGTCAGCGACGGTTCCGGCGAGGTATCGCGGGTCAATGAATCGGTCCAGTTCAGCACCTCGTTCGCGAACAACTCCACCCTCCTTTATCAGAACGAGACCTATCGGTCAGCGCCCAACGGCTCCGGCGGTGGCGGCGCAGCCGAGACCACGACGCCAGGCGCGCCCACGACTACCACTCCGTCTGGAGCAGTGTCCAACGGTTCCGACGGAACGCGCTTCCAGGTCGTGATCGCCAACGCTTCCGGGGGCAACGCCTCCAGCGGAAATGCCTCCGGTAACGCATCGACGGGCAACACCTCCGGCGGCAACGCGTCGGCCGGGAACGCATCCACGGTGAACCTCACCTCGTTCACGCTCCGCGAGTCGTTCGACGTGAACGAGCGGCTACGAGCCGATCCCGATGTCGCGAACACGGCGCTGACCGGGGTCAACGGGACTCAGTACGTCCGGTATCAGAACGGCACGACCCAGCCGCTCGGCGAGTATCTGCCGACGCCCGAAACCCGGAACGTCTCGGTCGGTGACGAGTTCCCCTACGCCAACAACTCCACGACCGTCTCGGGCGTCAACACGAGCGGCGTGTCGCTCGCGTGGACCGGCCCCCAGACTGAATCGATGGAAATCGCGGCGGGAGAAAACGTCACTGTCGGTAATACGACGTACGTCGCCCAGTTCGGCGCGGACAACAGTACCGTCACGCTCTCTCAGGACGTCGCCGGCTACCAGGAAGAGCTAGCCGATGTCCAGGACTTCCACGACCGGATCCTCGGTCTCTGGGGGATCATCATCATCAGCATCTTCGCTGCCATCCTCATCGCGGCGCTCGCGTACATGCCCGTGAGAGGCTGAATCTCCAAATCATTCTCTTGGGCTGAGCGTCGTCCCTCTCGCGGCTCTCTTCGTCCCTCGTTTCGTTCGTAGAACCGTCAGGAGCGTCTCGTGTCTGCTCGACGTGCTTCGACGGGCCGGGAGGGATTCGAACCACGCGCAGACGTGCTCGCGTTCGCTGCGCGCGTCTGCTCTAGTTCGAACCCTCGATAGCCGCTTCGCTGCTCGCGTCCGTTTTCCGTGACTTCGCTCCGCTCGTCACGACGTTTCACTCGCTCTGCTCGTGAAACCGCAGCAGAAGCGGGCTGGGAGGGATTCGAACCCCCGACCGTCCGGTTAAAAGCCGGACGCTCTGCCTAACTGAGCTACCAGCCCACACCCGCGCTCGGGCCGTCGTGCCTAAATCAGTACCGTTCCGGCGGCGAGTCCTCGGTCGGTTCCCAGGCGTCGAGCGCCTCGGCGACGAGTGCCGACGGATCGACGCCTCGGAGGGCGGCCTGGCGTCTGAGCTCGCGGTAGGTCTCCGACGGAAGGTCGAGCGTCACCTCGCCGGGCGGGACACCGTGGGCGGCGAGGGCGCGCTCCGGCGGGACGTCCGAGTTGATGTCGCTCGCGATCGATCGGACGTCCCGCACGGTGAGATCGGCGTCGAGGGTCGCCCACGCGAGCAGGAAGCGCGCCTCGCCCGCGACTCGCGCGATGTGTTTCGCCGCGGTCGGGGCGATCTCGCCGGTGGCGACGTACTGGCGGATCGATCGCGGGAGGTCGTGGACCCGCGCCCACTTCCGGATGAACGACACCGTGGCGTCGCCGTCGGTGCGCTCGGCCGCGGCCTTGTACGAGCCTTCGCCGCGAACCAGCGCCGCACACGCTGCCGCCCCACGGAGCATGTAGACGCTGTCGGCGTCACCCACGGAATCGTCGGCGAACGACCGGACGATCTCGGCGGCGCGCGCCACGCTCTCGGGATCGTCGGGATCGAACTGGACGGCCTCGCGTGCGCGCTCGCCGGCAAAGGTGGGATCGCCCCGGATCACCGGCTCGCCGACGGGCGAGTCGCGATCGGTCCTCGTCCCATCGGGCGCGCCGTCAGGACTCATACCGCTTCGTGGGGACGACGAATGAAAAGTACCCCGCCGCCGTGTGTCAGCCGCACATCGTCAGTCGGCGTTCGCCTCGCGCTCTTCCGAGAGATGCTCCCAGATCTCGGTGCAGCCACACCCGTCGTCGACGTCGTCGAGATGATCCGTGTTCGGTTCCCGCTGCTCTTCGGCCGGCTCCGGGTCGCTCATCGATCCGCTCCCGATTCGTCGTACAGCTCCGGTGCGACGTCCGCCGACACGTGTTGGCGTTCGCCGTCGTTCTCTTTCATCACTCCCCCGTAGGCTAGTAGCCCGGATAAGGCCGCGCCCACCTGTAAACCCTACCCAGACTCTCGATTACCGGCAACAGTTGTCGAGATACCTGACGGCCGAATCACGGCCGATGCCGACGCCTTCGGGTGATTCCGTCGCTGCCACGCGTCACCGGACCTGTGGACGGTCGGGGCCGATCGGCGGTCGATGGGTTCAGGGGGTCGCGGCGTCGAGGACGGCTGTGCCAATCGACGTCCACCAGCTCGACGACGGGGCGTGGATCAGCGTCAACGACACTCGCGAGGTCAACGTCGGCGACCTCTGGTGGCTCGCGCGCCACGATTTCTGTGCCTGCGAGATGGCGGATTTCCTCGCCGAAGGGTTCGTCGAGGTCGGCG is drawn from Halococcus saccharolyticus DSM 5350 and contains these coding sequences:
- the thrC gene encoding threonine synthase, giving the protein MAMEHVTTLECTLCGTEYDPDQIIYTCPEHEGVKGILEVEYDYDVIHDNFDADLDGNIRSQWKYKPFLPVHDDAEVVTLEEGGSSLLDAPNLSEELGVTTLIKDDGRNPTGCFKDRASSVSVTKAKNDGRDIVICASTGNAAASLSGYAARGGLDCRIFVPGDAPEGKLAQPLVYGADVLAVNGSYDEAYDLSMEATEKYGWYNRNAAVNPFQVEGKRTVGLELAEQSAVRGEVPDWFVFSMGDGCTIAGAWKGFREFYDLDYVEDTPKMLGVQAEGASAIHDTFHEHDDIDEIADTLADSIAVGRPRNTIKACRALKESGGTSLLVSDDDILAGEKLLGSTEGIYAEPAGATPVAGVKEARERGIIADDETVVICTTGFGLKDTESAKQATGDAYRVDPRIEEVNDLYGEAQPAAADD
- a CDS encoding DUF7119 family protein — protein: MSPDGAPDGTRTDRDSPVGEPVIRGDPTFAGERAREAVQFDPDDPESVARAAEIVRSFADDSVGDADSVYMLRGAAACAALVRGEGSYKAAAERTDGDATVSFIRKWARVHDLPRSIRQYVATGEIAPTAAKHIARVAGEARFLLAWATLDADLTVRDVRSIASDINSDVPPERALAAHGVPPGEVTLDLPSETYRELRRQAALRGVDPSALVAEALDAWEPTEDSPPERY
- a CDS encoding Rid family detoxifying hydrolase; its protein translation is MKRIISTDDAPAAVGAYSQATTNDDLVFTAGQIPFTPDGDSLADEDIATQTEQSLSNVEAILAEEDLDMGDVLKTTILLADIDDFDEMNETYAGFFDDEPPARSAFEVGNLPKGVGVEIEAIASR
- the cofC gene encoding 2-phospho-L-lactate guanylyltransferase, translating into MQVVVPFDPQSPKTRLAGVLDPTERKRFARAMLRDVLDAITATGMAPTVLSTATLDIDAETRLDERPLTSAVNAALEDAGSTPVAVVMADLALATPAALSELFETEDDIVLARGIGGGTNALVARHPDFRVDYHGASYRDHHAVADAVGASTAEIDSYRLGMDIDEPEDLAELLLHGDGHAARWLRTAGVRLVEEQGRVSVGREPIPVTTTAESDAADD
- a CDS encoding APC family permease — its product is MAEARETPDDLPRTVGLRDLLLLSVGGMIGSSVFFYPAFTGQWIGPAAILAWLVAGVGMVSIALCYTELATAFPHSGGPAVFPAETLGSNGLVRQFFSYLEGTSYALGWVFGVAVSAWYVANYLGAIPSLAGVRSHTVLFGLLAIVASLGVTLAGIDVTKRTNLVLTALILAVLAVVAALGFANGEPANATPFVTGSSTQFLTAVGVAITGYGAWTVVPAAAGEVKRPAWTIPRAIVGSLLTTTLCYTAVVVALHLSVPPSAFASGNLVMVAPLSAVVVDAGLPLLANYALPVAALVAIFTTMLVGMTGSARVLRALAERDTFPTAFAATSDRTNAPYVALCVVAIAAAAVVIGKQVVGGIVLAALVGTVLPYAINIASFVGLRVYRTDVTPSFRAPGGLLTAAVALGFLTLLGLGLSIDYPVAAGLTVAALLAGFVVQYVFGDVTTALDRENA